A genome region from Nitrospira sp. includes the following:
- a CDS encoding DUF4157 domain-containing protein: protein MTDRFPHSWTGAIPPVVDEVLALPGEPLEAGLRAQMESRFGHDFGKVRVHHDGKAAASATAVQARAYTVGRDVVMGNGQFSPETRIGRGLLAHELTHVVQQSRGGGASAGAPILQRAGFGEVKIAESTQSGISHPSGDLAAGLPAPDCRIPFAQLFWLDAIYHPQSPACCFAQVSLRSDPNRLRRLSSRSSD from the coding sequence GTGACAGACAGGTTCCCGCACAGCTGGACTGGCGCCATCCCACCCGTCGTCGACGAGGTGCTCGCGTTGCCGGGGGAGCCGCTGGAGGCCGGACTACGTGCGCAGATGGAGTCACGTTTCGGGCATGATTTTGGGAAGGTGCGTGTGCATCACGATGGGAAGGCGGCGGCTTCCGCTACGGCGGTTCAGGCGCGGGCCTATACGGTTGGTCGGGACGTCGTGATGGGCAACGGGCAGTTCTCGCCGGAGACCAGGATAGGGCGAGGATTGCTGGCTCATGAATTGACGCATGTGGTGCAACAAAGTCGTGGCGGCGGCGCCTCGGCCGGTGCCCCGATTTTACAGCGTGCGGGATTTGGCGAGGTCAAAATTGCCGAGTCGACACAGAGCGGGATATCCCACCCGTCCGGTGACCTTGCCGCCGGATTGCCCGCGCCGGATTGCCGTATCCCTTTTGCGCAGCTGTTTTGGCTCGATGCCATTTACCATCCGCAAAGCCCCGCCTGTTGTTTTGCGCAGGTCAGCCTGAGAAGCGATCCCAATCGTCTTCGGCGTCTTTCGAGCCGATCATCTGATTGA
- a CDS encoding dihydrofolate reductase family protein yields the protein MTTQYYTASSLDGFIATLDDSLDWLFPLGDINETGYPSFIKEVGALAMGSATYEWMLRHVIRPDGREQVAWPYSQPTWVFSSRRLPNVEGADVRFVRGDVRPVHADMKKAARGRNVWLVGGGDLVGQFYDAGLLDELIVQVGSVTLGSGKPLLPRRITSPSLILESARAIGPGFAELRYRVPRG from the coding sequence ATGACCACCCAGTACTACACGGCCTCAAGTCTCGATGGATTCATCGCGACCCTCGACGATTCTCTGGACTGGCTCTTCCCCCTTGGTGATATCAACGAGACAGGGTATCCGTCGTTCATCAAGGAGGTCGGCGCCCTGGCGATGGGGTCTGCCACTTATGAATGGATGCTGCGCCACGTCATCCGTCCGGACGGGCGAGAACAGGTCGCCTGGCCCTATTCTCAGCCCACCTGGGTGTTCTCAAGTCGTCGCCTTCCCAACGTGGAAGGTGCGGACGTCCGATTTGTACGCGGGGACGTTCGCCCGGTTCATGCTGACATGAAGAAAGCGGCGCGTGGCCGGAACGTCTGGTTGGTCGGGGGAGGTGACTTGGTCGGGCAGTTCTATGACGCCGGACTCCTTGACGAACTGATCGTGCAGGTTGGGTCGGTCACCCTCGGATCAGGCAAGCCGCTCCTGCCTCGCCGGATCACCTCGCCCTCCCTCATCCTGGAGTCGGCCCGTGCGATCGGGCCCGGCTTCGCAGAACTGCGATACCGTGTGCCGCGTGGGTAA
- a CDS encoding rhodanese-like domain-containing protein: MNRMVSASIFVAIATALSVPSSAVAQTFPASVTEKIQAAQKQVKTIGMEEYRKVVASPGEALIIDVREPQEFAAGHVPGAVNIPRGLLEFQIWKQVGFPDHLDTNKPVYLQCQSGNRASLAAQSLAELGFTHTTAVVMGLDDWQKAGHPLVK, translated from the coding sequence ATGAACCGCATGGTTTCAGCATCCATATTCGTCGCAATCGCGACGGCCCTATCCGTTCCATCATCGGCGGTCGCGCAAACCTTTCCAGCGTCGGTCACAGAAAAGATTCAAGCGGCACAGAAACAGGTCAAAACGATCGGCATGGAGGAGTATCGAAAAGTCGTCGCGAGTCCCGGCGAGGCATTAATCATAGATGTGCGCGAGCCGCAGGAATTCGCGGCCGGACATGTGCCGGGCGCGGTCAACATTCCCCGGGGACTGCTCGAATTCCAAATCTGGAAACAGGTCGGGTTTCCGGACCACCTCGACACAAACAAACCTGTCTACCTGCAATGCCAAAGCGGCAATCGGGCCTCCCTTGCGGCCCAATCCCTTGCGGAGTTGGGGTTCACCCATACCACAGCCGTCGTAATGGGGCTGGATGATTGGCAAAAGGCCGGCCATCCCTTAGTGAAGTAA
- a CDS encoding matrixin family metalloprotease gives MISNMRLTYATAQVGVKYVSFEVLNLTALNDIDVGACTMGTVTAEQTQLFANRNNASANDVVAYFVRSTQPPYNGCASHPANQPGAVVASGASAWTLAHEIGHVLGLSHISDNNRLMTGLGTDNITNPPPDIIASEKTTMLASAFTN, from the coding sequence ATGATTTCCAATATGCGGCTGACCTATGCGACCGCGCAAGTCGGTGTCAAATATGTGTCGTTTGAGGTCCTGAACCTGACGGCTCTGAACGATATCGATGTCGGCGCCTGTACGATGGGGACGGTGACCGCGGAGCAGACACAGCTATTTGCCAACCGGAATAACGCATCGGCGAACGATGTGGTGGCCTACTTCGTGCGTAGCACGCAGCCGCCCTACAACGGCTGTGCCAGCCATCCGGCCAACCAGCCCGGAGCAGTGGTCGCAAGCGGGGCCAGCGCATGGACCTTGGCGCATGAAATCGGCCACGTCCTGGGGCTATCGCATATCAGTGATAACAACCGGCTGATGACCGGACTGGGAACCGACAATATTACTAACCCTCCGCCGGACATTATCGCTTCAGAGAAGACGACGATGCTGGCGAGCGCCTTTACGAATTAG
- a CDS encoding DUF3365 domain-containing protein, with protein sequence MTGKGFFTGLVVGILTTILLSQWVFSAASKEAKAVPCLPADIVADYVHSVIQADREFYATDIVERMQLRGIVFAAENWRETSRLPLPAQFLIESGRLVAQRHNGVRFRLISNWAINKTNRPVTDFERAGLTEILVNPDRPHTGVTTEGGKPVFQALYPDRALSQTCVSCHNAHPNSPKKDFKPHDVMGGILLTLPLPQ encoded by the coding sequence ATGACTGGTAAAGGCTTTTTCACCGGCCTCGTAGTCGGCATCCTGACAACCATCCTGTTGAGTCAGTGGGTGTTCAGTGCTGCGAGCAAGGAGGCGAAGGCGGTCCCCTGTTTGCCGGCCGACATCGTCGCTGATTATGTGCATAGCGTGATCCAGGCCGATCGGGAGTTCTACGCTACCGACATCGTGGAGCGGATGCAGTTGCGGGGGATTGTCTTCGCCGCAGAAAATTGGAGAGAGACATCGAGGCTCCCCCTTCCTGCTCAATTCCTGATTGAATCGGGTCGGCTCGTCGCCCAGCGACACAATGGAGTTCGATTCCGGCTGATCAGTAATTGGGCGATCAACAAAACGAATCGGCCGGTCACCGACTTCGAGCGGGCCGGTCTGACCGAGATCCTGGTTAATCCCGATCGTCCCCATACCGGTGTGACGACCGAGGGGGGCAAGCCCGTCTTCCAGGCGCTGTACCCGGACAGGGCCCTGTCCCAGACCTGCGTAAGTTGCCATAATGCGCACCCCAATAGTCCAAAGAAAGATTTCAAGCCGCATGACGTGATGGGGGGAATCCTACTGACCCTCCCGCTTCCTCAGTAA
- the rpmB gene encoding 50S ribosomal protein L28 gives MAFACDLCGKKHQTGNNVSHANNKTKRVFNPNLQRVKALVNGSALRIRVCTRCLRSGLVKKAV, from the coding sequence GTGGCATTTGCCTGTGATCTCTGTGGAAAGAAGCATCAAACCGGAAATAACGTCAGCCACGCAAACAACAAGACGAAGCGCGTCTTTAATCCCAACCTGCAGCGCGTGAAGGCACTCGTGAACGGGTCGGCCTTGCGCATTCGGGTATGCACGCGTTGCCTGCGGTCCGGCCTGGTCAAAAAAGCCGTCTGA
- a CDS encoding DUF4157 domain-containing protein, producing the protein MERVNQARAASVQQEGGATLRRNAPVASPAFDETSDAGTRASGSLSPRFTYHPSRFGIYPRGASGPVPYRIGMERAFSADLSGVRAYCGASALLRDSGARAAAWPETLVFVSPNPSPRVVAHEVAHILQYRQTPAPIAERRGLASRRDPAEAEAGRVASLFAAGASIQVQTHSTIAPMFYTDEEPGSEEFLADRPPLFAGQEVGTWGNSWPASLIARERLAVSVPDTQRSHAIVEAIARREPIVILHEYGRLWLYRLEWEGLSGRYSRFTNAETLFHEGTNERGNYSVSNVQGRTEVEAFVTEDGGVLSPPGAGKLFSHTGGEFEDPLVSKVQNASAFVNGMLVGLERANFTALAARLRRMAALNMVFPTPFAIGAVRGLVDEMLELVQWLNPQQWVAIEAAARETILLLSDPDGEELAASLGEEFGRSQADVLDTLLQQSLPIFAYEVGKLIGPTIIELLLALVGIEIGPMAIMQKSLAAMRQVPRVAGMLRDFALVFPDLPDTSTPSATRLPDQAPGHVAVPDASTNSSPSVAARLPQGLPNLTREEQALLARTGNQVEFPDALPQDLADQELAVVKRSTKRPTSGGDGKYVNEVDLGNGHTWREQPNGTWCRFSDKPTNCTVLIQEPGHQAPGTVVAFASRKSSLREVYFGWAENRAGANVEVALLRSRGTSDYPEGTYVVVVGGGGEFVYPGDTSQPWIMVAHSHPGAAAQPGYVNPSGKDMQLSTRGGRGRAKARIQKWIHSQAPDGTWREVEYGVDLDREQYYVQPTGGEPIFFDEITPEDLPRDAALRYWELEEAGMERARIDLMIEQNGIEFYLGWYARQFRFDP; encoded by the coding sequence ATGGAGCGGGTCAATCAGGCACGAGCAGCGTCCGTGCAGCAGGAAGGCGGGGCGACGCTGCGCCGGAATGCCCCGGTGGCCTCTCCTGCGTTCGACGAGACTTCTGACGCAGGCACACGAGCGTCCGGTTCCCTCTCACCTCGGTTTACGTACCACCCGAGCCGATTCGGAATATATCCACGTGGGGCGTCAGGCCCGGTTCCCTACCGGATCGGCATGGAGCGAGCCTTCTCCGCCGATCTGTCCGGTGTACGGGCCTACTGTGGCGCCTCCGCTCTCCTGAGAGACTCCGGTGCCCGAGCTGCTGCCTGGCCGGAAACGCTGGTCTTCGTTTCACCGAATCCTTCCCCGCGTGTGGTGGCGCACGAAGTCGCGCATATCCTGCAATATCGTCAGACTCCAGCACCTATCGCTGAGCGGCGAGGACTGGCGTCCCGTCGCGATCCGGCGGAAGCCGAAGCCGGTCGTGTCGCGAGCCTGTTTGCGGCCGGCGCCTCTATTCAGGTGCAGACCCATTCGACCATTGCGCCGATGTTCTACACCGACGAGGAACCAGGTTCCGAAGAGTTTCTCGCGGATCGTCCACCGCTCTTTGCAGGCCAAGAGGTGGGCACCTGGGGAAATTCGTGGCCGGCGAGTTTGATCGCGCGCGAGCGGCTTGCGGTGAGTGTGCCTGACACACAACGTAGCCACGCGATTGTGGAGGCCATTGCGCGGCGCGAGCCGATTGTCATTCTCCATGAATATGGTCGTCTCTGGCTGTATCGGCTGGAATGGGAAGGGCTCTCCGGCCGCTATTCCCGATTCACCAACGCCGAGACCCTATTTCACGAGGGGACGAACGAGCGAGGCAACTATTCCGTCTCCAACGTGCAAGGCCGGACGGAAGTCGAAGCGTTTGTGACGGAGGACGGCGGGGTTCTGTCACCGCCTGGCGCAGGTAAACTCTTCTCCCACACCGGCGGAGAATTTGAAGATCCCTTGGTGTCGAAGGTTCAGAACGCGTCGGCCTTTGTGAACGGCATGCTTGTGGGGCTGGAGAGGGCGAATTTTACAGCCTTGGCGGCCCGGCTTCGTCGTATGGCCGCCCTCAATATGGTTTTCCCGACCCCGTTTGCCATCGGGGCCGTTCGTGGACTGGTCGATGAAATGCTTGAGCTCGTGCAATGGCTGAATCCCCAACAGTGGGTGGCCATCGAAGCGGCGGCGCGCGAGACGATTCTGCTGCTGAGCGATCCGGACGGAGAGGAATTGGCCGCTTCGTTGGGGGAGGAGTTCGGGCGAAGCCAGGCGGATGTCCTCGATACACTTCTGCAGCAGAGCCTGCCGATCTTCGCCTATGAGGTCGGCAAGTTGATTGGCCCCACGATTATCGAGCTCCTGCTCGCGTTGGTCGGCATTGAAATCGGTCCCATGGCAATAATGCAAAAGTCGTTGGCTGCGATGAGGCAGGTTCCTCGTGTGGCTGGGATGCTCCGCGATTTCGCGCTGGTCTTTCCTGATTTGCCCGACACATCCACACCTTCAGCGACGCGGCTTCCCGATCAGGCACCGGGCCATGTTGCAGTTCCGGATGCGTCCACCAACTCAAGTCCCTCGGTCGCAGCACGACTCCCTCAGGGGTTGCCCAACCTCACGCGCGAGGAACAGGCGCTGTTGGCCAGAACCGGCAATCAGGTTGAGTTTCCCGATGCCCTCCCGCAGGACTTGGCCGATCAGGAACTGGCCGTCGTGAAACGTTCTACGAAGCGGCCCACCAGCGGGGGCGATGGAAAGTATGTCAATGAGGTGGATTTGGGCAATGGCCACACCTGGAGAGAACAGCCCAATGGCACCTGGTGCCGGTTCTCGGATAAGCCGACGAATTGTACCGTCCTGATCCAAGAGCCGGGACATCAGGCGCCTGGGACGGTGGTGGCGTTTGCGTCTCGGAAGAGCAGCCTGCGCGAAGTCTATTTCGGTTGGGCGGAAAACAGAGCGGGCGCCAATGTCGAGGTGGCGTTGCTCCGGAGCAGAGGCACATCGGATTATCCGGAAGGGACCTACGTGGTGGTTGTGGGTGGGGGGGGTGAGTTCGTCTATCCGGGGGATACCAGCCAGCCGTGGATCATGGTGGCCCACAGCCATCCTGGCGCAGCGGCTCAGCCTGGCTATGTGAATCCATCGGGTAAGGACATGCAATTGAGCACACGCGGAGGCCGGGGTCGGGCGAAGGCGAGAATCCAGAAATGGATTCATTCCCAGGCACCGGACGGCACGTGGCGAGAAGTGGAATATGGGGTGGATCTGGATCGCGAACAATACTACGTACAGCCGACGGGCGGAGAGCCGATCTTCTTCGATGAGATTACTCCTGAAGACCTGCCGCGAGATGCAGCTCTCAGGTATTGGGAGCTGGAAGAAGCCGGGATGGAGCGCGCGCGGATCGATCTGATGATCGAACAGAATGGGATCGAGTTTTATCTCGGCTGGTATGCGCGCCAGTTCAGATTCGATCCGTGA
- a CDS encoding thiol-disulfide oxidoreductase DCC family protein → MTGRLDPGSHQWARHERVIVFDGVCNWCNAWVNFVIAHDPHGQFKFGTLQSDQGQQILHTLQLSTEDFSTFLLLEQTHVYTKSTAALRIVRHLSGVWPLFSLGMLIPRPLRDALYDYVARHRYEWMGKTDACRPPSTDERGRFV, encoded by the coding sequence ATGACGGGCAGACTTGATCCGGGATCCCATCAGTGGGCCAGGCATGAGCGGGTCATTGTATTCGACGGTGTGTGTAATTGGTGCAATGCCTGGGTGAACTTTGTGATCGCGCACGATCCCCACGGGCAGTTCAAGTTCGGCACCCTTCAATCCGACCAGGGGCAGCAGATTCTGCATACGCTGCAGCTTTCAACCGAAGACTTTTCCACCTTCCTCCTACTGGAGCAGACTCACGTCTACACCAAATCCACGGCTGCGCTGAGAATTGTCCGACACCTCTCAGGCGTTTGGCCCCTATTCTCGCTCGGCATGCTGATTCCACGCCCCCTGCGTGATGCCCTGTACGACTATGTTGCGCGTCATCGTTACGAGTGGATGGGGAAGACCGACGCATGCCGGCCCCCCTCCACCGATGAGCGCGGACGGTTCGTCTAA
- a CDS encoding DUF1353 domain-containing protein gives MELHRLIRTLAGCADRIRFDLWLRRTVALPDGEVMPVDKRFDRREADKLFLELMAQSKIAYRKCNVAYLAVRAFGGSFWRQG, from the coding sequence ATGGAACTTCATCGCCTCATTCGAACTCTCGCTGGTTGCGCCGATCGTATACGATTTGATTTATGGCTTCGTCGGACCGTGGCCTTGCCTGATGGCGAAGTCATGCCGGTCGACAAGCGCTTTGATCGACGGGAGGCCGATAAGCTCTTTCTGGAATTGATGGCGCAGAGTAAGATTGCATACCGGAAGTGCAACGTGGCCTATCTGGCCGTCCGCGCGTTCGGCGGATCGTTTTGGCGGCAAGGGTGA
- a CDS encoding HEAT repeat domain-containing protein: MPITMQQVLAEIDKDEPSYDALALLGQEALPHLQLIAEANDPLKSSKAVYAASLIGGAGAVEVLRKAADHHDPQVRIAVAQGLQNLAAAAPTDMVMKSLNDHDSGVRKLALMTAGKLNRADFKQRVTAIAQGDPEEHLRKAASVAAKKFEVR, encoded by the coding sequence ATGCCAATCACAATGCAGCAGGTACTAGCTGAAATCGACAAAGACGAGCCCAGTTACGACGCGCTGGCTCTGCTGGGGCAGGAGGCGCTGCCGCACTTACAACTGATTGCCGAGGCCAACGATCCGTTGAAATCGTCCAAGGCCGTCTACGCTGCGAGCTTGATCGGGGGCGCAGGCGCGGTTGAGGTTTTACGAAAGGCCGCCGATCACCACGATCCGCAGGTTCGTATTGCGGTCGCTCAGGGACTGCAGAATCTGGCCGCGGCCGCTCCCACCGATATGGTCATGAAATCACTGAATGACCATGACTCCGGTGTCCGGAAGCTGGCGCTGATGACGGCAGGAAAGTTGAATCGCGCTGATTTCAAGCAGCGGGTTACGGCCATCGCGCAGGGCGACCCTGAAGAGCATCTGCGAAAGGCTGCGTCGGTCGCGGCAAAGAAGTTTGAAGTTCGGTAG
- a CDS encoding radical SAM protein — MRSLTVLEQRADMPRLQALSQQEATRPVVLIGFQKQGNLGIGYLAATLMRRGHRVKVLDFEDAAEQILATVEAEAPVVVGFSLIFQFYLPRFRTLMQYLRDHGVRCHFTIGGHFPSLSHERTLELIPEVDSVVRFEGEVTLLELVEALIQDQDWHMIDGLAYRRDGRFVCNPLRHLLDDLDVLPFPYRQYEPTAILGQRTMPILASRGCSRTCSFCSIHMFYRAAPGRVVRIRKVAEVVREMKDLYQNRGITLFLFQDDDFPLFGPSWRRWALGLVDELHRRDLVGKVIWKISCRADAVEPELFATLRDAGLYLVYMGLESGSDDGLDVLHKEITVAENLRAVETLKSLGLMWEFGFML, encoded by the coding sequence ATGAGATCACTCACTGTGCTGGAACAGAGAGCGGACATGCCCCGTCTTCAGGCTTTGAGCCAACAGGAAGCGACCAGACCGGTGGTCTTGATCGGATTTCAGAAGCAAGGCAACCTTGGCATCGGATATCTGGCCGCAACGCTGATGCGACGAGGGCATCGCGTGAAGGTGCTCGATTTCGAAGATGCGGCGGAGCAGATCTTGGCGACGGTGGAAGCTGAAGCCCCGGTGGTGGTCGGGTTTTCGCTCATCTTTCAATTTTACTTGCCTCGCTTCCGTACATTGATGCAATACCTGCGGGACCATGGCGTCCGGTGTCATTTTACAATCGGCGGGCACTTTCCAAGCCTAAGTCACGAGCGAACGCTTGAGTTGATTCCAGAGGTAGATAGTGTGGTTCGATTCGAAGGGGAAGTGACCCTGCTCGAGCTCGTGGAGGCACTCATTCAGGACCAGGACTGGCACATGATCGATGGCCTCGCGTATCGCCGAGACGGGCGATTCGTCTGCAATCCTCTTCGGCATCTTCTGGACGACCTCGATGTGTTGCCCTTTCCCTATCGGCAGTACGAGCCGACGGCGATCCTCGGTCAGCGCACGATGCCCATCCTGGCGTCACGCGGCTGTTCCCGGACCTGTTCCTTTTGCTCTATTCATATGTTTTACCGGGCCGCTCCGGGACGAGTGGTTAGGATTCGGAAAGTTGCCGAAGTGGTCCGCGAAATGAAGGACCTCTATCAGAACCGTGGCATTACCCTGTTCCTGTTCCAGGATGATGATTTCCCCCTCTTTGGCCCGTCGTGGCGTCGGTGGGCCCTCGGTCTGGTCGATGAACTGCATCGCCGGGACCTGGTCGGAAAAGTCATCTGGAAAATCAGTTGTCGGGCAGATGCGGTTGAGCCTGAGCTGTTTGCGACCTTGCGGGATGCCGGGTTGTATCTGGTGTACATGGGTTTGGAATCGGGATCGGACGATGGACTCGACGTGCTTCACAAGGAAATCACCGTGGCGGAAAATCTGCGGGCCGTGGAGACGTTGAAGTCGCTGGGCCTCATGTGGGAATTCGGGTTCATGCTGTGA
- the pyk gene encoding pyruvate kinase — protein sequence MQKTRIICTIGPATESYEMLHKLYEAGMSIARLNMSHGDHESHAKVIQHIKSLNRKLKFPIPILLDTQGPEIRTGDLSNELDLRQGDIVSVTTRGPMSVEESSIHINYADLLEAVNVGDRITVDNGLINFEVLEKHERHMRCRVLDGGLLKSKRHVNLPGVRVNLPSITQKDIKDILFGLEREVDFIALSFVREAGDIQQLKSLMGDKVGRVKIIAKIEDQEGVRNLEAIIKESDGIMVARGDLGVEINLEDLPNVQRTIVRLCAEYGKRVIVATHLLESMIHNPYPTRAEVTDVANAIYEEADAVMLSGETTVGKYPVKCVEFLRRIALKSETIPGLQFAKHLRNAENKQQLAAAAVQLAEGVKAKGIVVITRRGLMADLVANCRPFATNIYAFTNMSQPRRTMMLNRGVLPFKIDFSSDPEKTLQTAFRILKDREGFKAGDKVVIISDVLAQQRVDSIQIRDVPSDDIPPNISAVSH from the coding sequence ATGCAAAAGACTCGCATCATCTGCACGATCGGCCCCGCGACGGAATCCTACGAGATGCTGCACAAGCTCTACGAGGCCGGCATGAGTATCGCTCGGCTCAACATGTCCCACGGCGACCACGAGTCTCACGCCAAGGTCATCCAGCACATCAAGTCACTCAACCGGAAGCTGAAGTTTCCTATCCCCATCCTCCTGGACACGCAAGGTCCGGAAATCCGCACCGGTGATCTCTCCAACGAACTCGACTTGCGGCAGGGCGACATCGTGTCGGTCACGACACGCGGGCCGATGAGCGTCGAGGAAAGCTCGATCCACATCAACTATGCGGACTTGCTTGAGGCGGTCAACGTCGGGGACCGGATCACCGTGGACAACGGGCTGATCAATTTCGAGGTACTGGAGAAGCACGAACGCCACATGCGATGCCGCGTCTTGGACGGTGGGCTCCTGAAGAGCAAACGCCACGTGAACCTCCCCGGTGTCCGCGTCAATCTCCCGTCGATCACGCAAAAGGATATCAAGGATATCCTGTTCGGTTTGGAGCGGGAGGTGGACTTCATCGCCCTGTCGTTCGTGCGCGAGGCCGGGGATATTCAGCAGCTCAAATCGTTAATGGGCGACAAGGTCGGGCGGGTGAAGATCATTGCAAAGATCGAGGACCAGGAAGGGGTCCGGAACCTCGAAGCCATCATCAAGGAATCGGACGGCATTATGGTCGCGCGCGGGGATCTCGGGGTGGAGATCAACCTGGAAGACCTCCCGAATGTCCAGCGCACCATCGTGCGGCTGTGCGCCGAATATGGAAAACGCGTCATTGTGGCAACCCACCTTCTCGAATCGATGATCCACAATCCCTATCCCACCCGGGCTGAGGTCACGGATGTCGCGAATGCGATCTACGAAGAAGCCGATGCCGTCATGCTGTCCGGGGAAACCACGGTGGGTAAGTATCCGGTGAAATGCGTCGAATTCCTCCGCAGGATTGCGCTGAAATCTGAAACGATCCCCGGCTTGCAGTTTGCGAAACACCTGCGCAACGCGGAGAACAAACAACAACTCGCGGCGGCGGCCGTCCAGCTCGCCGAAGGCGTGAAGGCCAAAGGCATCGTCGTGATCACCAGACGAGGACTCATGGCCGATCTCGTCGCCAACTGCCGCCCGTTTGCCACCAATATCTACGCCTTTACCAACATGAGCCAGCCGCGACGGACCATGATGCTCAACCGCGGTGTCCTTCCCTTCAAGATCGATTTCAGTTCGGACCCCGAAAAGACCTTGCAAACCGCGTTCCGGATTCTGAAGGACCGCGAGGGCTTCAAGGCCGGTGACAAGGTCGTGATCATCTCGGACGTCCTCGCCCAACAACGGGTCGATTCGATTCAGATTCGCGACGTTCCCTCCGACGACATTCCGCCCAACATATCCGCAGTGAGTCATTGA